Genomic DNA from Paenibacillus sp. MBLB1832:
TGAACTCTAGCGAGGTTGTAATCGTTTCGATCAGTTTTTTGCCGATTCCCATGCCTCTGTATGCCTCATCAATAAATACATCGCATAGGTAGTACATCGTCGCATGATCCGTTACAATCCTAGCATAGCCAACTTGCTGTAGCCCGTCGTACACCCCATAGCAGATCGAGTTGTCAATGGAGCGCAGCGTTCTTTCCTCGGGCCGCTTATTCGCCCAATAACTTCGTGCTAAGAAGCCTTTGATCGTTTCCAAATCTAGTCGCTCTTTCTGATCGCTGATGATAAACTGCTGCCAAGCTATCTCCATATTGTTTCGCACTCCTTCCTTTAAGCTAATATTTGTTCTTCTACATTCCATAGCGTTATAGTGATCCCCTCTTCTTTTTATTGAAAAAGTCCTGCAAAAGTGTGCACGAAAAGTCGGATGGCCTCCCGCCATTCTTGCTATGCTAAACCTATAGGAGGTCAGATACTATGGATTTGCTCAAAAGTATGAACAGCGCCCTCTCGTATATCGAAAACCATCTAACCGACACGATTGACTTTAAAGAAGTCGCGCGATTGGCTTTATGTTCGGAGTTTCATTTTAAAAGAATGTTCTCCTTCCTCGCTGGCATTCCGCTATCGGAATATATTCGCCGCAGACGTTTAACGCTTTCCGCTTTTGAGCTGAGGGATGATCATGTCAAAGTCATCGATATCGCGTTCAAATATGGATATAACTCACCCGATTCGTTTACAAGAGCGTTTCACCAAATGCACGGCATCACACCGTCGGAAGCGAGAAACAACGGGAAATCGCTGAAAGCCTATCCGCGTATGACCTTTCAAATTACCATTCAAGGAGGCAATGAAATGAACTATCGCATAGAGGAAAAAGAAGGGTTCCACCTTGTCGGTATCTCCAAAAGGGTACCGATCGTCTTTAACGGCGTAAACCCTGATATTGCTGCCATGTGGCAAAGCTTAACGATGGAAACTATTACTGCCCTTAAACAACTTTCCAATGTCGAACCGCTTGGCCTTTTGAGCGCATCCACCAACTTCTCCGAAGGCCGCATGGAGGAAAAAGGCGAACTCGACCACTATATCGGCGTCGCCACCACGCATCCGTGTCCGGACAACCTGACACAGCTCGCTGTGTCCGCGTCTACATGGGCCGTGTTTGAGTCCATCGGCCCCTTCCCAGAGACCTTGCAAAACATCTGGGGTCGTATCTACTCCGAATGGTTCTCCTCTTCCAGCTACGAACAAACAGAAGGCCCCGAAATGCTCTGGAACGCGGACAAGGAAACTACCTCGCCTACGTTTCGGAGTGAGATTTGGATTCCTGTGAGGAAGAGGGCGTAAGCGGAATCGTTAAGTGGCTTTTGTGGTACAATCGATTGGAATAGTCCCTTTGGGACTTGATGATCGGAGGCTCACGATGCGAAAATTATTGTTTTTCATTGGCCCTGCGGGTGCAGGCAAAACAACGCTGGCTAAAACCTGGGTCCGCCAGCACGGCGGAGCCTTCTTGGACATGGATACGCTGCTGCGCCCTGCCGCAGAAGCGATTATGACATTAGCGGGGCAAGATCCGAGCGATCGAGATTCCCCTTTTTATAAGGCACATTGCCGTGATTTGGGCTATCGTATCACGATGGATGCTGCCTTAGAGCAGCTCGCTGTGAATCAGGATGCTATCGTGATCGGACCTTTTACCAAGGAGCAGGGGGATCCGCTGTGGCTGGAGGCTGAGCTGGCTCGGATTGGTGCAACTGTAGATGACGTATGTGTGCGGGTGATTTATGTGTATTTGCCCAGTGAGGCTGCGTATCAGGAGCGGATTCGCTTGAGGGGATCGGCTTTGGATGTGTGGAAGCTGGACAATTGGGATCAGTTCCGCCCTTCCCTGCAGCGCAGAGAGGTAACCTGGCGGATGCCTGCTTGCGCTCTGCTGTACTGGGATAATTCGGAGCCCTTGACGGATGAGCGGTGGGCGGAGTTGGAACGAATGATTGGGCTGTGATACACGCACATCTTATTTGAACTTGCTCATGAGGCTTTTATGGAAGATCATCTCGCTCGTCGAGCGGGAGAACGCAAAGGACGTTTGCTGTGGGAGCATAACTTTGCGGAGAAGTTGTTTCTACAACAGGTATGGTGGCCTTTATTCGGGAGTTTGGACAACCTGCATCCCGAGTATGAGATCTACGACTGGAATCGCAAATCTCAGTTTCTTGACTTCGCCTACCTGACGCCATACGGACGATTTGGAATCGAGTGTGACGGATTCCAAAGTCACATCAAAGAGATGGATCGAGAGAAGTTCATCTACGCTCTGAACCGTGATACCTTTCTCACGGGGATGGGGTGGCGGATGCTCCACTTCTCCTTCGACGATATTCAAAGCCGTCCCGAAGTGTGCCGCATGCTGCTGCAGCTAGCGATCGGTCCTCATCTCATGCGTCAACCTTCCAATTCCAACTTGTCGCTGGAAGAAAAAGAAGTCCTCCGCCTCGCGATCAACCTCGGCAGACCGATCCGTCCTGTAGACATCATTCGCGGCTGCGAAGTTAACTTTCGCACCGCACGGAAATGGCTTCTTAGCTTGGTTGCGAATGGCGCCCTGCACAAAAAAGCAACCAACGGCGCCTACGCTCGCCACTTCGAACTGAGTGAGGCTCTTGGCAGCGGTTGTTGTGAGGGGTTGGTGAGCCGAGCGGCGGGAAGGCAAGGACTTCCACCTTTGGCAGCAGCATGTTGCACTCCATGCAACATTTTGCCACAAAGAGGCGGAGATTACTCCCACTCCACCATCTTCCACATTCCAAATCAGCTACTTCTAAAATGTTTCCAACTAGCTTTATCTACTTTTCCCCACTCCGAATACTACAATTGCACCATTACTCAGCCGTCACTCTACATATTTGTATCAATTAGCTCACTAGGTACTGGGGGGCCCCACCTCAACAAAAAAGTTGTTTAAATAACCTACAGGTTATACAATATAGGGAAATAACGAAAAAAAATCGAGGTTCCCCTATGCAGATTGAGGTTTCCACCAAGAACATGCCCTTCCTAGAATGCTTCTCCTCGGAGACGCGGGTGAAGATGATTGAACTGCTCGGCGAAGCGCCGTTAAATATTAAGCAGCTGTCTCAGCAGCTGGAGATTTCGTCAGCGATTGTGACGAAGCATATCCAGAAGCTGGAGCAAGCTGGGATTGTACGCTCGGAGAGCGTCACAGGCGTACGCGGTACGCAGAAGATCTGCTACTTGCAGCTCGACCAAGCTACGCTGCAATTTCGATCCAAAAAGCCGTACGAGCATCCGACAACGACCATTGCCATTCCGATTGGCCAGTACTCCGCGTACGAAGTGAACCCCACCTGTGGATTGGCGTCGCCGACACAGCTGATTGGGGTGCTGGATGATCCGCGGTATTTTGCCGATCCGCAGCACGTACAAGCAGGCATTCTTTGGTTCGGCAGCGGCTACGTTGAGTACCGGATACCGAACTTCTTGCACAGCAACCAAAAGCTCCGCACCTTGGAAATTTCGTTCGAAATTTGCTCCGAAGCTCCGGGGTTCAACGAGAATTGGCCTTCGGATATTTCATTCTCCATCAACGGCAAACCGATCGGACAATGGACATGTCCCGGTGACTTTGGCAAGCAGCGCGGCGTATTATCCCCGGATTGGTGGGGGAATGGGAACACGCAGCATGGCCTGCTGAAAATCATCACCGTCAGTCCGCAGGGCTCTTTCCTGGATGGAACACAAATCTCAGCAACCACGATCCATGATCTGCAAATTGCCTTCTCGCAAGATATTCACTTCCGCATTGCTTCCTTAGAAACCGCAGCGAATTGCGGCGGCGTAACCCTGTTCGGCAAGTCTTTCGGCAACTATGCACAGGATATCGTTGTGACAATGCACGAGGATAAATAACTACGCGGCTCGCTTCTAACCAAAAAAGGGCAATCCCTCAACCACTCTGGCTGAGGAATTGCCCTTTTTCCTTACTACACATTTGCATATGAAAATTGCAAACCATCCTGGACCGGCAAATAATGATGCTCCGTTGCGAGAATGGCATCCAACATGCGTAGTACGTCAGGTTGCCGATGCCGTTCTTGCGCATTCCGTTTCAATTGTTGGAGGACGGATTTATTGGCGATGACCTCAAGCAATCGGCTCGTAAGCTCCGCGGCGTTCTTCACTTCAACCGCTGCGCCAATCCCTACTAAGTAAGCGGCATTTGCCTGCTCTTGGCCAGGAATCGGCTTGTAAAGCATCATCGGCAGCTCAAGCGCAAGTGCCTCCGAAACTGTCAGCCCGCCAGGCTTCGTGACGATGAGATCGGAGAGCGCCATCAGTTCGTGAACGTGATCGACGAAGCCCGTCACCACAACGCGATGACGCGTGTTCGATCCGCCCAGCTCCTCCTGCAACTGCTGCTTGAGCTTCTCGTTGCGTCCACACACGAAAACAAATTGCACCGGCGACGTCAATTCATCCGATTGGAGCGCGGACTTGAACGATTTGCCGATCAAGCCATGGCCGCCGCCCATGACGAGCACGGTTGGCATATCCCGCATTAGTCCATGCTGATCTCGCAGCACGTCCCGATCATAGCTCTGCGTGAACGCTTCGCGGATCGGAATGCCCGTGACGATGATTCGCTGCTCCGGAATCGCATACAGCAGGAGAGCCTGTTTCACATGCTCTGCCCCCACCAAATACCGATCGGTCCCCGGATGAATCCAGTAGCTATGATCGGTGTAATCCGTTATAACCGTCACCGTCGGAACGGTGGTCAAGCCGTTGCATTTGAGATAAGACATCGCCGCGGCTGCTCCTGGGAACGTGCACACGACTTCCGTGGGCGCTTCTTCAGCTAGCAAGTCGAGCATCCGATCGGTGCTGAAGGATTTCATTCTTTTGAACATATGGGAAAGGGTCGTCTCATGTCTCGTCTTACGATAGAGGTAGCCATATAAGGAGGGTAAGCTCTTCACCCACTGCATATAACAAAATTTCCCCACCTCATGCAGATACGGATGCGTCCACGCCAAATAATCGACCACTTTCACATCCATTTCTGGCTTATACGTACGTGCGGCTTCCAAAATGGCTTGTGCGGCTTTATTGTGTCCATCTCCCAGACTGCCCGTTAGTATTAGGAGCTTACCTCTTCTTCTCATTACTTCATTCCCCTTTCGAGCTTATCTGACGGCACACCCTCAGCCTTCCATCCAGTCAACCACGCTCTTCTACTTCTCTCTATGAGATAGACGACACTTTCTGCCACTAGCACTGCACCTACCAGATCCAGAATCACATGTTGCTTCACGAATAACGTCGACACAATAATCAACATCGCGATCGCTGCCGTCACAAACTGGTATCCCCTAGCAATCCTCTTCGATCGAAGATAGGCTCTCATCATCAAATAGGCGGTCAGCACATGTGTACTTGGAAAACAATTAAACGGTTCATCCGAGTTATACACCCACTGCATAGTCTGAGTGAGCCAATCACTGCCTACTAAAGCCGGTCGCGGAACCGTTGTCTGATATATAGCATAGACGCCATAACACAAGAGTAAACCTAGGATAAATTCAATCAGTGTTCTCACGTAATTCGCCCTGTCGCGATACACGAGATACAAGAAGCCCCCTGCTAGAAATGCATACCAGAATAAATACGGCACCACGAAGCCTTGAATAAAAGGGATCTGCCGATCCAAATTCGTCATCAAGCTGTACGCTTTCCCTGTATCTTGATTGAGATGTATATAAATGAGCCCTACCAAGGGGATCAAAAGTAAGCCGCTGCATGCTAATAAATACGACATCCACGCTTTCTGCCTCATGCCACATCCTCGCTCTCCCTTACGTTACCTTAATCATAAGCGAGATTCATCTGCGGCTAAATGCACCAAGGTAGTGATTTTCGTTAGCCAAAGGTCGTGATAAATCCTAGACTTAAGTCGGAGTTGTCCAACTGCAAGTGGGCATATACAGGCTTATTTTCGCTATTGATGATCGATCTGATCTTCCATAAAAATCTGTGGATAAATCAATATGTGGATATGTGTATAAAGGATTTATATTCTTATGCACAGCGCGATCTGTGGACATGTTGATAGTGTGGGTAAGTCTGGGGATAAGTGGAATAAGCATGGTGTGAACCGCGAAAATGAGGGGGCAAAAAGAGGGAGAAGGTGGGAGGCAGATAGCTATGAAAACTAAATGGATTTTATGTCTTTAATTGAGGATGATTCCTTTATGAATAAAAGTAATAGATGGATTTCATGCAGATACAAGAAATCCATCTATTTTTCACGGCGATAAAAATTGATATTTCGACTCCGTTGCCACAAAATCGCCTAGCTTCAAAAGCTCCCTTTTCCCCATGTTCCCTTTCACCGTATGAGTCGTCGGCTTGTCTGCATTGGGATCATCCACGATGCGTTTGACATAATCGCCTGTCAGCAGGTTATAGTCTTCTTCGTTCCCCGTTTCCTCGGTCATCGTTCCTGTGAAGAAGGAGCCCAACGTGGCGCCGATCAGATACCAATCATCATTTTGAAAACGAAACCGATAATTGGCATACCATCTTTCATTGCTCCCGCCATAGAAACTCACCACGACCGAGCCTCGATCTATCCCAATTTCCGTTAACGGGTCGCCCCAGATCCCACCTTCATCCGCTCTCAAAATCGCTTGTTTCGCTATAATAGATGGTGTATACGTACCCTCCCCATTCCCAAAAGCAATCAACAAAGCCCGCTGCGGCGCTTCGCCTTGCTTGGATCCCTTTTGTTCAATAACCATAGCGACATCTGGTATTCCATCTTTGTTCAAATCCCCTTCTGCCTTCTCTGGACGATCGTTCCGAACTAGAGGCTGCCACCCCGCAGGAACAAGGTCACCCAACTCCTTAGCGCCGCTAAGTATCGGCTTAGGGCTTACAGCAGGAGACGGTGCCACGCTCCCTTTGCTGGTCTTCACTGCCACGGGTGTCACCGTCGCCTTTTCCACCTTATTCTCCTCCACAACAAGTGTAGGCTCTGCCGGCCGACACCCTGACAATCCGATCATCAGGCTCACAGCCACCGTTACATATAGCACCTTCACAGCACTTGCTCCTCTCAATGTGTTCATTTAATATTTTATTTTACCACTAACTTCCAATTAGATGTAATACTCAATGAAACTTTTCGACGCCTAGCACGTCTAATGCTTAGAAATGTTTACCAAATACAGGAATTGGATAGGTGATCGCATGACATGGCGAACGCGTTTGATCGCGGCAGTAATCGTTGCAACAACAGTGGGCTTGTTAGCCAAGCCTGATGGCTCTTCCGCCGAATTCATGGCGCAAGGCCCCTATGTTCCCGACGGAATTCGTATTCCCGGCTCCATCGAACTACTGTCTGATACAGCATACTATCCTGCAGAAAATACACCACTTGACGAGCCTGAGGGATGGTTTGCCCCCCAAACGGTGAAGGTGCTGGCAACCTATGGCGCTTGGTCCATCGGCGAAGCCGCCTGGAAAATCGAAACCATGTTCGGACCTCGGTGGATTCATCCCAAGCCATGGAACATCGACATCGCACCGCCTAAGCGGCTGATGTTGAAGGAAGAAACACCGCTTTACAAGCGAACGAATGAAAAAAGCGGCTCCGTTGCCTCGCTTTCCCCTCAGGAAGTGGACGTGGTCAGCGCTGAGAAACAATGGTTCTATACCAATGATCCCTCTAGTCCCGCATGGATTCAAATCCATACGACCTGGATGGGCGATTTATGGGCGCACATTCCTGTGAAAGACATTGGCAGCGTTCAGTCTGCCGACAAAACCGTCTTTTATCCCTATGCTTCAGGGGCCAAAGAATTGAATGATCTCATTCACGCTAACTACGACCAGTATACATCGATCGAACGACGCAGCACGCATATCAGCCAAACGTATACGACACTCTATGACCGTTTTTTCCTCATCGATACCGATAAGGGACCTTACTGGACGCGGGATGCTGGCGTCGAAATCCTGCCTGCAGATGAGACACTTCAACTCACAACGGAGATACCGTTATTTTCAGAGCCATCTGATAAAGAAATAGCCGTAATCTCTGGGGAGAAAGTCACTGTTTTCGAAAAAATAACCCAGCCCCTTTGGCAAGGCAGAGGCCCTTACGATATGTGGCATTTCAGCACTTGGTATCATGTGAAGACATCCAAAGGAACTGGTTGGATCAACCTTCTCTACGGAGAGCCGTCCGATGCTGTGAAGGTTCATTGGAAAATGTCCATCCATGGCGATCGCGAATTAATGCGCTATCCGGGTGTGAACTACGCGTCATCCGTCTTGCTTTTACGCAATCAGGATGTGGAGGCTACCGCCGCATGGACTAGACCTGACGGATCCATTTGGTTAAAGGTTAGCCATGATGAGCGCGAAGGATGGGTCCCTTTCTTCATCTGGAGTAACGATCGATTATGGGATCTGGACACAGGAACAGCTTTACAAATCGATGCCAAGTATCCGCAATACCTTACCCTCTCTCCTGATCAGCAGGGCATCCTGCGTATGAACGACGAGATCAATGCTGGCTACGTGAAAAATGGCGTTGACGTTCTCAAACTGAAGACAGTTACCGAGCAACTCGGCTATGCAGAGACAGCCGCCAACGGGGAGGCGAGCAGCGTCCGCTATCAGAGGGACGATTATGCTTTCGTTTTGCATGAAGGGAAACCGATCGCCGACATCTATTGGAAAGACGTATTACAGAAATCGGTCACTCTTAGCAACTCTCCTCATCGTCAACAGGACGCTTGGTACTTGGAGCAAGTTGACATGCGGTTATTGCTAGGGGCATCGCCAATCCCGTGGTCCGACAATCACACCCTGTATGACAGGGCGTATACGTTCGATCTCGGCGAGTTGCCTTCCCATCTGACAGGAGACCGCGCACAATTAAGCGCGTTCCTGTACGATTATCAGCTTCCTTGGACACAGAAAAATCTCAAAGACACGCTGCTACCTCAATTGACCATTGAAGAAGGCACCAGTCACAGTGCGAATCCAGCGGCATCCACAATCGAAATTGCACCCTCTGGCATTACCGTTACAGCTGACACCGTCGCCACCTTATATCACATGAGCGCCTCCCTTACGCTTGCGCCTGGTCCACACGATCTGAGCATCGTCTACCGCGTAGGCGAACGAATTGTGTGGAAGCAGCCTTGGCACGTGGTGGTGGAGTAAAGAATTAGCAAAGAAGAAGCCTCTTGCAAGGCTTCTTCCTTTTTATATGGAGCGCTCTTAGCGCTCCTTCCTTCTTTTTCTAACCACAAGAACCCCTATACCAACAAGCAATATCGCCCCCATCACTTCGGTGACATGATATCTGGACATGCGATGATACACCGCCTCCACGAACGCCCATTTATTCGTGAACGTCATTCGATCCATCGTACCTTGCAAACTGATCTTCTCTGTCGGTGAGGTCCCTGCCCCGATTTTTGCTATATCGGGATCCGCAGCAGATAGCTCCTTGGTTAATGAGCAGATGCCTGTCTCCAACATAGTTGGTTGATGTGTGTAGGAAAACGCATAGACGAGATAGGTCTCTCCTACTTGAAAATCATACCCGCATGAGCCTCCCCCTAAATTAGTGAGCACGATCGCTTGAGACTGTGAAATCCCTTTCCACGTTTGCTCCACATCGAAGAGAACAGCTCGCTTGCGATCCATAATCCCCTCGATGTTTAAGGTCTTATCCTGGATCTCCAGTACTTTGCCTGAGAATACCACCTTCGATTGCTCCAATGCTTTCATGGGATCTGGTTGCAGTGCGCAGCTACAGGCATATGTTTTTAGTGGCATAACTGTGCCGAAGAAGCCAAACAAGAGCATAAGAACAAGTGCTAGCGTCCACTTTTTCATATCAACACATCCTTCTATTCCATCCATTCTTACTTCTTAGACGTGAATTTCCAGATATTGTTTCAACAAACGAAAGAAGCCCCGCATACCTGCGGGACCTCGCCACATTTCACTGATTAACGCTTTACGTCACCTTACTCACAATCTTCAACACCATATCACGCGTCAATTTGTTGCCACCAGCCCCTAATAGATTCACAGTGGCATGCGCTAACGCCAACGGCACCTTGCAGAATTTCAAGGCTGGCCCTTTTTTCAAATCAGCGATGTACTCATCAGCTAGCTGCAAATTGCGGCGTGTGTACTGCTGCATTTCCTTGAATCCCCAACCGTCTGGATAAAAGCTAACCCCACGCTGCGCGTCTTCCTCTTTATTTCGAAGAATATTAACCGCCTGCAAGCCTCTTCCGAAAGCAATCGCCTTCTCGCGATCCGTCACCGTGCCGTCATTCCACATCCACAGCTCAGAGAGCATTTCGCCAACCATACCCGCCACACTATACGTATAACGGTCCAAATCCTCTTCCGTATGGATCTTCCATCCGTTCTGGACCCATTCGGACATTTCCAGCGACATTTTGGCAATATATTGCTTTACAATCGGCATTGCCGTCGGCGGACAAATCACGAGCCACTCGTCCAACCGCATCGACACATCAGGCAAAACCGCTTGATACGGCATGAGTAACTGCCTAATCGCTTGAGTAATATCCGGAGCCTGGAAAGCACCGTGCACGCCGGCTAGCAGCTTTATTTTTATAGTATCCGCGAGATCTTCATGATCCTCTATTTCATCGATAGCTCTCATGCACAAATAAGCCGAGGCTACTGCTTCTTTCAAACCTGTATCCAAATTACTAATTGGTATATAAAAAGTTCGGCTGGTCTGTTTCAACATCGTCATCGCATCATGCAGGGTATCCGTCTTAATGGTGATTACCTCCAACTATGTACTTGCCTAGTAGCTTGTATGCTAATATCTCATGATACCATATTTTATTCGCGTTAATCCAAGCCCAGCAGCCGATTGTTTACCATTCTGAGCTCCATTACACAAAAGTGTCATTTTTTTAGTAGATACTGGATATTATATCCATTTTATTAATGAAATTACGTGCCCTCTCCCATACGTGCATCCAAGAAATAATCAATTCGATCCTCACACGAGGATACGAAATCTGGCCCAGCTTTCTCCGACATCCCACATACCAATAACCAATAACCTTCAATGGGAAGCTGACTGTCCAAGATTTCATGGAGTTGATTTCGATCTATCCGGTATTTCTTTATATCTTTCATCGCGTAAACCACACGTGTCCCGTCCTCGTTTAATTGCAAATGTCGTATTGGATCGTCATTATTAGGATGTAGCAGCGTCAACTCCGTCTCATTCAATCGTTCAAAAAAATACCTAGCCGCAATAGTTTCATCATACCGCATCCATGGAGCGTCAAGCTGATGACGGTTCACTTTTACTTTACTCTTCTGAAGATCATAGTCTATATAATCGTACAAGAAACCATCCTTATTCCGCTCGACTAACTCGTAAGAAAGCTTCTGGACTTCTCCTTTTCGATCATAAAATAAATCAAAATTAATTAGCTTCGCCCCTGGATCTAGTTCCAGCTTTGTATTCAACTCTTGCCATTGACTTGTGAAGTCATGCGCATTCAATGATGTGAGATCTACGCGAACCTCCCGTTCACGCTCAAATAGGATTTGTTTTACGAGCATCCACATAAAAACAGCACATAAACACAAGATGATTGCGCGGGATATCTTTTTATTCAATTGCTTGCTCAGTTGCTGCACCTCCCATTAATTTCCATGTTGTTCATACGCAGAGAACTGACCAAAAGTTGCTTTAAAGCCGAAAAAAGGCTACCTCTACGTAGCCCTCCTCCTTGCCAACTATCTCTTTCTCCTACTTACTTGTGAAAAGGTCACTAATTTGCTTCGCCAACTCCTTAGAATGCAAATAATAATGATCTGCAATATCCGTTGAGCTAAAGCCAAGTTTCTTCTCTTTGCCTTCAAACAGTCCGACGGCGAATAAATAGCCCACTTTCCCCTCTTGATTGGGATCAGGGATCATCGGAATATGGCGTACCTTCTCGATCCAGTCCTGGACTACCTTTTGATCCGTATACACGCGCAGCTCCCCTGTTGAACCGCTTCTGATCTCAATATGATCGACCTTTGAAATATCCCCTGGATAAAACGCCTCCAGTTGCTTCGTCGTCAGCTTCGGCTTTACTGGCGTATTCTCCTTGCCGCACCCTACGCAAACAATAAGGATTAACGCGGCCAACGCTCCAAGAACCCCTCGAATTCCCATGGTATGCCCCTCTCTTGGCAAAAGAAAACACCCAGATTTCACTCCGTGATCGGCTTCAAATCACTGAACTTCAGCAATACCTCTCGCTGGGTATCGAGATAGATCACCCGGATGTCGACATCATCTTCCGTCATCTCAAAAGCAAGAATCATGCATTTCCTTCCGCGGTTTTTCGTCTTTCTTGGGTTGTCTGGAGCCACAATGTAAGAGCCTCCGAGACTTAGACTAATCGTTTCATTCATATAGTTTGCTACCCTCTCATGCTGTTGTTAGGACGATGTTATATCGTTATTTGATTAGACGCGCGGTACTAGGAAAAGTTAGTACTCGAACCTTTATTTGATCAGCAATCCCGCTATTTTCCCTGAATAGCATACAACATTAAGACACCTAACTCTCACTTATCCCAGCCCATGTTGCAAAAAGTACAACAATATCTCAGCTGTCAGCCGATTTGCGGCAAAATTGCACGATATTGCTGTAGCTGGTGCAACTTCAACCCCCATTCGAGCTGAAAACGGTCTAAAATGTTGCACAACATGCAACATACGACTACCTCTCTGCCACCAAGGTTTCTCCGTGTTTGAACAATCGCAAATGGTTCTGATCCAATCCTCGCCGCTCCCAATCCTTGAGCAGTCGATCCAGCGCCTCCTTCGGCGTATCATCGGCGAGCCTAAATGCTCCATAATGCATAGGGATAAAAGTACGTGCTCCGACGTCCAGAAAAGCCTGTACAGCCTCCTCTGGCGTCACATGCTGCATGCCCATAAACCACTCGGGTTCGTAAGCGCCGATTGGCATTAACGCGTAGCGTATTCCTGGGAATCTCGCGCCAATCTCCCGGAAACCCTCGAAGTACCCGCTATCGCCCGCGAAATAAATCGTCTGTTGATTGGATTCACCATCCAGCCCCTGCTTAGCCGTCTGGCGGATTACCCAACCACCCCACAGCGAGGTGTTCGTATCGGTTAGCGTACGCCTTGTCCAGTGCTGCGCCGGCACAAAATGGAACTCCACCGAGCCAACGACCTGGCTCCCCCACCAAGGCAATTCAAAGACCGTTCCGATGCGGAGCCTTCTCACTTTATCCCCAAGTCCCTCTGGCACAAGCACGATTGGCGATCCTTTCAGCTTTTTCAACGACCCGATATGCATGTGATCATAATGCGCATGGGACAGCAAAAT
This window encodes:
- a CDS encoding GNAT family N-acetyltransferase; its protein translation is MEIAWQQFIISDQKERLDLETIKGFLARSYWANKRPEERTLRSIDNSICYGVYDGLQQVGYARIVTDHATMYYLCDVFIDEAYRGMGIGKKLIETITTSLEFKDLMGILGTKDAHELYTQYDFEPDTERFMRRRPDYLR
- a CDS encoding AraC family transcriptional regulator, which translates into the protein MDLLKSMNSALSYIENHLTDTIDFKEVARLALCSEFHFKRMFSFLAGIPLSEYIRRRRLTLSAFELRDDHVKVIDIAFKYGYNSPDSFTRAFHQMHGITPSEARNNGKSLKAYPRMTFQITIQGGNEMNYRIEEKEGFHLVGISKRVPIVFNGVNPDIAAMWQSLTMETITALKQLSNVEPLGLLSASTNFSEGRMEEKGELDHYIGVATTHPCPDNLTQLAVSASTWAVFESIGPFPETLQNIWGRIYSEWFSSSSYEQTEGPEMLWNADKETTSPTFRSEIWIPVRKRA
- a CDS encoding AAA family ATPase codes for the protein MRKLLFFIGPAGAGKTTLAKTWVRQHGGAFLDMDTLLRPAAEAIMTLAGQDPSDRDSPFYKAHCRDLGYRITMDAALEQLAVNQDAIVIGPFTKEQGDPLWLEAELARIGATVDDVCVRVIYVYLPSEAAYQERIRLRGSALDVWKLDNWDQFRPSLQRREVTWRMPACALLYWDNSEPLTDERWAELERMIGL
- a CDS encoding ArsR/SmtB family transcription factor translates to MQIEVSTKNMPFLECFSSETRVKMIELLGEAPLNIKQLSQQLEISSAIVTKHIQKLEQAGIVRSESVTGVRGTQKICYLQLDQATLQFRSKKPYEHPTTTIAIPIGQYSAYEVNPTCGLASPTQLIGVLDDPRYFADPQHVQAGILWFGSGYVEYRIPNFLHSNQKLRTLEISFEICSEAPGFNENWPSDISFSINGKPIGQWTCPGDFGKQRGVLSPDWWGNGNTQHGLLKIITVSPQGSFLDGTQISATTIHDLQIAFSQDIHFRIASLETAANCGGVTLFGKSFGNYAQDIVVTMHEDK
- a CDS encoding MGDG synthase family glycosyltransferase gives rise to the protein MRRRGKLLILTGSLGDGHNKAAQAILEAARTYKPEMDVKVVDYLAWTHPYLHEVGKFCYMQWVKSLPSLYGYLYRKTRHETTLSHMFKRMKSFSTDRMLDLLAEEAPTEVVCTFPGAAAAMSYLKCNGLTTVPTVTVITDYTDHSYWIHPGTDRYLVGAEHVKQALLLYAIPEQRIIVTGIPIREAFTQSYDRDVLRDQHGLMRDMPTVLVMGGGHGLIGKSFKSALQSDELTSPVQFVFVCGRNEKLKQQLQEELGGSNTRHRVVVTGFVDHVHELMALSDLIVTKPGGLTVSEALALELPMMLYKPIPGQEQANAAYLVGIGAAVEVKNAAELTSRLLEVIANKSVLQQLKRNAQERHRQPDVLRMLDAILATEHHYLPVQDGLQFSYANV
- a CDS encoding phosphatase PAP2 family protein, producing the protein MRQKAWMSYLLACSGLLLIPLVGLIYIHLNQDTGKAYSLMTNLDRQIPFIQGFVVPYLFWYAFLAGGFLYLVYRDRANYVRTLIEFILGLLLCYGVYAIYQTTVPRPALVGSDWLTQTMQWVYNSDEPFNCFPSTHVLTAYLMMRAYLRSKRIARGYQFVTAAIAMLIIVSTLFVKQHVILDLVGAVLVAESVVYLIERSRRAWLTGWKAEGVPSDKLERGMK
- a CDS encoding SH3 domain-containing protein, with the translated sequence MTWRTRLIAAVIVATTVGLLAKPDGSSAEFMAQGPYVPDGIRIPGSIELLSDTAYYPAENTPLDEPEGWFAPQTVKVLATYGAWSIGEAAWKIETMFGPRWIHPKPWNIDIAPPKRLMLKEETPLYKRTNEKSGSVASLSPQEVDVVSAEKQWFYTNDPSSPAWIQIHTTWMGDLWAHIPVKDIGSVQSADKTVFYPYASGAKELNDLIHANYDQYTSIERRSTHISQTYTTLYDRFFLIDTDKGPYWTRDAGVEILPADETLQLTTEIPLFSEPSDKEIAVISGEKVTVFEKITQPLWQGRGPYDMWHFSTWYHVKTSKGTGWINLLYGEPSDAVKVHWKMSIHGDRELMRYPGVNYASSVLLLRNQDVEATAAWTRPDGSIWLKVSHDEREGWVPFFIWSNDRLWDLDTGTALQIDAKYPQYLTLSPDQQGILRMNDEINAGYVKNGVDVLKLKTVTEQLGYAETAANGEASSVRYQRDDYAFVLHEGKPIADIYWKDVLQKSVTLSNSPHRQQDAWYLEQVDMRLLLGASPIPWSDNHTLYDRAYTFDLGELPSHLTGDRAQLSAFLYDYQLPWTQKNLKDTLLPQLTIEEGTSHSANPAASTIEIAPSGITVTADTVATLYHMSASLTLAPGPHDLSIVYRVGERIVWKQPWHVVVE